TCGTCCATCTTGAACGACCAGTGTCACCTGATCGACAAAGGCGCTGTCCGGATAGGGCTTATTCCACTCAAGATAGACGCGATCGGCGATCCTGTCACCGTTGACATCGCCATACTGGGCACGCATAATACTCCCTCCCCCGTCAAAGCTGGAGTATCCTATGCGTTGAGGGATTGCCTTGCTCATACAATTACGGCAAAATATATCAAAAGGGGCTCATCCAGCGAGGAGCCCACTCATCGCTTCTGCGAATCCTTGGAGAGGTAGCCATGACGATGTTCGATGGCCCTGCCCCGTATATCCGCAGCATTCGACTGCGCCGGGACGAAGTGGCGTCCTTTTCGGCCTACCCTTTTTGCCTGCCCGCCATCAAAGACCTGCAAGAACTGCCCTTCCCTCGCCAGGTCACCTTCTTCGTCGGCGAGAATGGGACAGGCAAGTCGACGCTGCTGGAAGCGATCGCCGTTGCCGCCGGCTTCAACCCGGAAGGCGGCACCATCAATTTCAATTTCTCCACCCGCCAATCCCACTCCGAACTGCATCGTTATCTCACGCTCTGCCGCAACGCCAGGAAGCACAAAGACGGATTTTTCCTGCGGGCCGAGAGTTTTTACAACCTATCGACGAAAGTGGAGGAACTGGATCGACAACCGATGGGCCATTCCATCATCGATTCCTACGGCGGCCAGTCCCTCCATGAGCAATCCCATGGGGAGGCTTTCTTCTCCGTATTCATGCATCGTTTTGGCGGTCGGGGCCTCTATATCCTCGACGAACCAGAGGCCGCTCTCTCGCCGACTCGCCAGATGGCCATGATCGCCCGTATCCACGATTTGGTTCAACAGGAGTCCCAGTCATCGCCACCCACTCCCCCATCCTCATGGCCTACCCGGAGGCGATGATTCTTCAGTTCTCTGATTCCGGGATCGAAGCGATCGACTATGAGCAGACCGAGCACTACCGGGTGACAAAGGAGTTTATCTGTAACCGCAGCCGGATGCTGAAGATCTTGATGGAATAAAAAACCCGCCGGTAAATCCGGCGGGTTTTTCAATCGTTAGGCTTGATGAATACAGGAAACGGGACAGGCGTCGGCGCAGGCGCCGCAGTCGATGCAGGCGCTCTCATCGATGACACGCTTGCCGTCTTCCTTTTCAGTGATGCAGGAGACGGGACAGCCGCCTTCACAGGCGCCGCAAGCGATGCAGTCATCGGCGGTAATCCGATAGGCCATCGGAATCACACTCCCTCCATATGCGCTTAAAAGAGCAATTGCATACTTCGACATGAAAATCCCGATTCCTCTTGTGAAATCGAGGTTTTTGACTTTGACTGAAACGGGAACGGAAAAGAGAACGGGAAAGGGAACGGGCTGTTACGTATCGCGTCCCCTCTCGCCTGTCACTCGATGACAAACACCTGATTCAACTTGGTGATCGTCAACGCCTCACGGACCGCGCCTTGCGGGTTTTGAATAGATACATTTCCGCCGTGGCTGTGTGTGCGTTTCAACACCGACACCAAGGTGCCAAGGGCAAGGCTGTCGATTAAATCAACACCGCTCATGTCGATTGTAACAAAATGCCTTCCCTCATCAATCAGCTGCAGAATCTCATTTTTAAAACGACTGGCCGTCGTGATGGTGAAACTTCCCTCTATGCGAACCTTTACGGTCTGACCTTCAAAATCAAAAAAATAAGCCATGATTCACTCCTGAACTGGATCGTTTACTTCATTGCTTCAGAATAATAATATCATAGCACATTATTCTATTTTATCGAAGACTGTCATTGGACTCTAACTTATTTTTGTCGTAAACCGGCTACCCTTCGAAAGCCTACCCGCATATCCCTCCAGCGGCTTTCATCCCATTTCGAATAGCAGACACCGCCCAGACTGCTCGATGCGTGGAGAAATGTTCTTTCCCCGGCCACCAAACCCACATGATCCAGTTGGGGTGGTTGGCTGGAAAAGAAGATGAGATCGCCGGGACTGGCCTCTTCCTCCTCGATTGCCTCTGACGCCGCCCACTGATCCCCCGCGTCCCGGGGGATCTGAATCCCTGACGTCCAAAAAGCGATGAAGACGAGGCCGGAACAGTCGATGCCGGGCCAGCCCATTCCCCCCCAGAGGTAGGGGCGGCCAAGAAACTTCGCCGCTAGATGGAGAACGCCCTGGCCCGATTGACGGTCTGCGCTCGGCCAACGGCCTATCGCCTCTTCCGGCGCCCAGCGAAGGGAACCGTCGAACATCTGCAGCGCCGCCGCTCCTCCGCTGCATTCCATCAAGGGCAATCGAACGCCCATGGGCAGCCAGTCTTCGTCTTCCCCTTCCCGCGACAGTTCGCTGAAGGGAGTCGGGCCTTGCCGGTCGGAAAAGAAACCGCCTTGCAGGGTCGGGGAGCTCGGCGCCACCTTAACGACCGGTTCGGTGATGACACACAGAGGACTGGGGTCAGTTATGGCGAGGTGCGTCACATCTTCCACACGCATCCAGCCGTCATAATCGCCCTGGTCGGGGAGGCGAACCTTGCGCCAGCCATCCCTTGGCTCTTGCTCACCCGCGACAACCTCCACCCGGCTGCCTAGCCATGCTTGCGTCACCCGTTCTCGTTTCTCGGTCCAGTCGCTCCACACATCGGCGAGGGAACGACAAACGACCTGTTCGACAATGGATATTGCCGTTGTCCCAGGCATTGCCTCAGGCGTTATCCCCATTGTCCCAGGCATTGCCTCAGGCGCCGTCTTTAGCGCTTCCCCATGACTCGCCCCTTGGTTCACCGTTGTTGTCGACTCCGCCATCATCCTTTCAGACTCCCTTCTCCCCCCGATTGCCCCGTGTCTGTCTGTTCCATCATCATAGGCACCCTATGCGCCCCTTCGTTCCCCTATGCGAGTCCCTCTGCCGAGTTAACACCAAAAGGGTCCCTTTGCCGGTTATGCTTCCGGCGAAGGGACCCTTGCCTTTGATCCATTTGCTGAATAAATTCTACGCTTATTCGCCTTTCACCAGGTCAAGCGCCTTGCATTGACAGCCTTATCACGGCAGCCCTACGGCAGCCCTATACGACGGCTTACCGTAGCAGCCTTACCGCGACGACGCCGGCAACAACTCCATCAACCAGTGGAAGAAGTCGCTCACCCGCAGGTTGGGCAGGTCGAAGTCTGTGCCGGCCAGCAGTGTCGGGACGATGGAGTCGCTCTCATGGAGCGAGCCGTGGCTGCCGCCGCCCGGATAGATCGGCGAATCGTCGGCGTAAAACTCAAAACCCGGCCGGGCCGAGAGGAGCACCCGTGGCGTCACCTGGCTCTCCAGCGCCGAGGCGATGCGGGAGAAGGCGTCAGGGTACTCGCCAAAGTGCAGCAGGCCGTCGCGAACTTCACCGTCCACGACCGACAGGTCGCCACAGAAATTCCAAGCGGCGCCAAAGGTGTCTTTATAGATTTCCTCGCGCCAGAAGGTGAGCGATTTGCGGGAGCCGCCCTGGATGACGCGGATGCGCTCCCCTTCCCGCCACATGATCTGGGCGATGCGCTCATCGCCGGACAGGGTGTCGACAACGGCTGGCAGCACCGACTCCTGGTTGCGCAGGACATACACGATGGCCATTCGCTCATTGGGACAGATGGTGATGTCATAGCGTCGCGCCGATCCCCAAGAGAGCATCTCCATCCGTCGAAAACCGGCGAGCATCTTGTCCAGCAGCACCGTCGAATGGTTGGCGTCGACAGGGCACTGGGAATGGTCGCCAGCGACGAGAAAAGCGTTCTCCTCCAGGGCGCGCTCCCAGGAGGGGAAGGCGTTGAGCACCGTCTGGATCATCCGGTCAGCCTTGCGGACGCAGGGGTGGGTGTTGAGCGGTCCGACGCGGTGGGAGTAGCCGTCATTGTCAGGCAGGTAGACCATCATGAAATCGGGCTGCTTGCCCCGGCGGATCAGTTCCGACGCGGCCATGCATGAGAAGCGGTCGTTGAAGCCGAACTTGTTGAAGGGTCCGGCAGGACCGCGAAATCCCTGCAGGCTTGGGGAAAGGCAGCATTCGCCGAGGGCCAGGTTCTCCGGCCCAAAGACGGGCCCGCGCAACCGCAGCCAGGCGGCCAGGCGGATCAGCAGGGGCAGGTGGGGCTCCCGCTTTTTGCGTCCCCGGTAGATGAAAAAGTTGATGTTGCCGGACGTGTATCCCCGGTCTTCCAGGATTTCGTGGAAGGTTTCGATCCGGGGATTGATATGTTCCTGGTTGAGGTTGTAGAGCAGGTTTTTGACGGTCTGAAAGACGCCAAGCTTCATGATGGCGCCTGGCGTGGCCCCATAGTTGACGAGCCGCTGGCTCATCTCGGAAAACCAAATGAAACCGGGAACCTTGTGCTTGTCCGCATAGGCCCCGGTAGCGATTGAACTTAACGCAGTCGGGGTCATCGTCGGAAAGGCCGAGACGACCCGTGAGTGACTGATGCCTTTTTTCCGTAAAAAGGCGAGGACAGGCGCGGAACCATCCTGGGTCACGTCATCGAGGACCTGCGGATGCAAGGAATCGATGATAAACATGATCACTTTCTTCCGACGCACTGCTCCCCCACCTCCAGCTGCATGAAATCATTCAAACGAGATTGGTTATCGGTGAGACACAGCTATATGATATCCGAAAAGAACGCTGTCGTAAATGGGCAGGTGATTTGTCGAAACAATTCGTGGTCCCATTCGTTACTATCTTTTGCTGCCGCCATCAAATGGGCCCATCCCTTCACCGCTTTCAATGGGCGGCGCCGATCAATTCGTTGACGTCTCGAACGCCTTCACGGATGCAGTATTCCCCGATCCCGTCCAGGATGTCCATCGTGGCGCGCGGATTGGTGAAGTTGGCTGTCCCTACAGCGATGGCCGTCGCCCCGGCCAGCAAAAAGGCGATGGCGTCCTGTCCGTTCATGATCCCGCCCATTCCCAGAATGGGAACCTTGACGGCTTTGTGCACCTGGTAGATCATGCGTAAGGCCACCGGCTTGACGGCAGGGCCCGAGAGGCCGCCGAAGATGTTGGCCAAGACGGGACGGCGGGTGCGGATGTCGATGTCCATGCCCAGCAGGGTGTTGATCAGCGCCAGGGCGTCTGCGCCGGCGTCGACAACCGCCCGGGCCATCTCGGTGATGTCGGTCACATTGGGCGAGAGCTTGACGATGACCGGTTTTTTCGTGTTCTCCCGGACACTCCGGGTCACCGCCGCCGCCGAGGCGGGCAGGGTGCCGAACTGGATGCCCCCCTGTTTGACGTTGGGGCAGGAGATGTTGACCTCCAGGGCGGCCACACTGTCGGCGCCGTCCAAAATCGATGCCAGTCGACCGTAGTCGTCCACGCTGTTGCCGCTCAGGTTGACGATCACCGGTGTCTCGATTTCACGCAGCGGCGGCAGGTAGTCGCGGAGGAAGGCGTCGACGCCGGGGTTTTGCAGGCCGATGGCATTCAGCATGCCCGCCGGCGTCTCGGCCATGCGCGGCGTCGCGTTGCCTTCTCGCGGCTCCAGGGTCGTTCCCTTGACGACGATGGCGCCGAGGCGGGCGAGATCGATAAAGGGGGCGAACTCCAGGCCGAAGCCAAAGGTGCCTGAGGCGGTCGTGACTGGGTTTTTCATGGCCAGCCCGCCCAGGTTGACCTGCAGGTTCAGCTTACCCATTCCAGACCACCTCCCTGCTCCAGAAGACGGGGCCGTCGGTGCAGACCTTGGCATGGGTCCATCCTTTGCCGCCCTCTTTTTGGTCATCGGTTTTTTTCTTGCAGACACAAGAGAGGCAGGCGCCGAGGCCGCAGCACATGCGCTCCTCCAGCGAGACCTGGCAGAGCCATCCCCGCTCGTCAGCCAGTTGGGCCACCGCTTGTAGCATCGGCTTGGGACCGCAGACGTAGAGCAGGGGCTCTTTGCCCTTCCTATCGAGTTCCTTGAGCAGTTCCGTGACGCGGCCGGTCACGCCCGCCGAGCCGTCTTCTGTGGCGATGCGCACATCGACACCCATGGCGGTGAACTCATCGACCGTGACGATCTGGCCGGCAGAGCGGGCGCCGTAGAGCAGGAGCGCTTCTGAACCGGCGTTGCGCCAGGCCTTGGCCAGGGGCGGCAGCGGCGCAATGCCGATGCCGCCGGCGACAAAGACGGGCAGCGTTTTTTCTTTGTCTATGTCCACATACGCCGGCATTGCAGCCGACCCATCGGTCAGGTTTTCAGGCAGGCTCCAGCCTTTCCCGAGGGGTCCCCAGATCCGGAGCGATTCCCCGGCCGGGAGGCGGGACAGCTTCCCGGTGCCCTGTCCGGCCACATGGTAGAGCAGGGAGAGGATGCCCAACTCGCCGTCAAAGCTGTGAATGCTGATCGGGCGGGGCAACAGGGGAGCGACGCCGTCGCTGACACGGACCTGGACAAACTGGCCGGGCTGGCAGCGCCGGGCCAGTTCCGGCGCTGCCAGGACGAGGCGAAAAAAGCCTGCTTTCAGTTCCTCTTGAGATAAGATAACGGCGTCGGCCAGCACGGCAGAACTATTAATAGAGGAAGTTTTTTGCGTAGGCACCGTTTTCACTCCCTCTCCTTCTTAGGCGAGATACTCTTGCAGCGGCACCATGGCGAAGTCGCCGCCGCCGTGAATGGTGCGCAGGGTCTGGAGGATCACCCGGGCCGTGTCAAGGGAGGTCAGGCAGGGGATGGAGTGCTCCACCGCAGCCCGGCGGATGCGGAAGCCGTCCCGCTCCGGCTGTTTGCCCTTGGTGAGGGTGTTGATGATCAGTTGGACCTGGTCTTCCCGCACCAGGTCGATCAGGTGGGGCGAGCCCTCGCCGATCTTGTTGACCCGCTGGACCACGACGCCGTCGCTATGCAACGCGTCAGCGGTGCCTGAGGTGGCCACCAGGTTGTAGCCCAGTTCGGAGAACTCTTTTAAGAGAGGAATCGCTTCTTCCTTGTCCTTGTCGGCGATGGTGGCCAGGATGGTGCCCTTGACCGGGATGTCCATCCCCGCCGCCACGAGGGCCTTGTAGAAGGCTTTGTGGAAGTCGGCGTCGACGCCCATGACCTCGCCCGTCGACTTCATCTCGGGACCGAGGGAGGTTTCCACATCGAGGAGCTTGCCGAAGGAGAATACGGGCGCCTTGACGGCCGTGTAGGCAGGAGCCGGGGCCAGTCCGCCCTGATAGCCCTGGGCGGCCAGGGTCTCGCCGAGGATGATGCGGGTGGCAATCTTGATGATGGGGATGCCGGTCACCTTGGAGAGATAGGGCACCGTCCGGCTGGAACGGGGGTTGACCTCGATGACATAGATCTGCCCCTCATGGAGGACATACTGGATGTTGACGACGCCGCGGACATTCAGGTGCAAGGCCAGGCGGGTCGTGTAGTCGATGATCGTGTCGGTCTGCTCTTTGGTCAGGCCCTGGGCCGGGAAGACGGCTGTCGAGTCGCCCGAGTGGACGCCGGCCCGCTCCACATGCTCCATGATCCCCGGGATGAGCACCTGCTCGCCGTCGGCGATGGCGTCAACCTCGATCTCCGTGCCGATGAGGTACTTGTCGACGAGAACCGGATGGTCCGGATTGACCTTGACGGCGTTGGCCATGTAGGATTCCAGGTCTTCGTCGGTGTAGACGATCTCCATGGCCCGTCCGCCGAGGACGTAGGAAGGACGGACGAGGACAGGGTAGCCGATCTCGCGGGCGACTTCCAGCGCGCCCTCAACCGAAGTGGCTGTATGGCCGGCCGGCTTGGTGATGCCCAGTTCGATCAGCACCTGGTCGAAACGATCCCGGTCTTCGGCCCGGTCGATGTCATCGACCGAGGTGCCGATGATGGAAAACCCGGCCTTTTCGAGGGGGCCGGCCAGGTTGATGGCCGTCTGGCCGCCGAACTGGACGATGACGCCCTGGGGCTGTTCCTTGGCCAGGACGTGGACGACGTCTTCCGGCAGGAGCGGTTCGAAGTAGAGCCGGTCGGCTGTGTCGAAGTCGGTGGAGACCGTCTCGGGGTTGTTGTTGATGATCACCGACTCGTAGTCGGCGTCACGGATGGCCCAGACGGAGTGGACGGAGCAGTAGTCGAACTCGATGCCCTGGCCGATGCGGATCGGGCCGGAACCGATGACAGCGATCTTCGGCCGCGCCGTCGGCGCCGCTTCGTCTTCCCGGTCATAGGAGGAATAGAAGTAGGGCGTCTCGGCCTCGAACTCGGCGGCGCAGGTGTCGACCATCTTGTAGACCGGCTTGATGCCGCTGTCAAAGCGGTAGGCGCGCAGATCCATTTCGGCGATGCCGGTGATGCGAGAGAGGTCGGCGTCGGCGAAGCCCATCCGTTTGGCTTTTTTCAGCAGGTCGGCGGGCAGTTTGTCCAATCCCTGACCGGCGAATCGGGCCAATTCCTGTTCGATGCGAACGAGGTTGCTGATCTTGACGAGGAAGAACATATCGATCTTGGTCAGGTTATGGAGCCGCTCCAGCGTCCAGCCGCGACGCATCGCCTCGGCGACGACGAAGAGCCGCCGGTCGTCGGCTTCGACGAGCCCAGTTTCCAGGTCGTCATCGTTCCAGTCGGCAATGTCCTTGTGCCAGAGGCCGACGACGCCCATCTCCATGGAGCGGACGGCCTTCATCAGGGCCGGCTCGAAGGCGCGGTCGATGGCCATTACCTCGCCGGTGGCCTTCATCTGCGTGCCCAGGGTGCGCTTGGCGTCGGCGAACTTGTCGAAGGGCCAGCGGGGGATCTTGAGGACACAGTAGTCGAGGGCCGGTTCGAAGCAGGCGTAGGTCTTGCCGGTGACGGCGTTTTTGATCTCATCGAGGGTTTTGCCGATGGCGATTTTCGCGGCCACCTTGGCGATGGGGTAGCCGGTGGCTTTCGACGCCAGCGCCGATGAACGGCTGACGCGCGGGTTGACCTCGATGACGATGTATTCGTAGGATTTGGGGTTTAAGGCGTACTGGACGTTGCAACCGCCTTCGATACCCAGCGAACGGATGATCTTCAGGGAGGCCGCCCGCAGCATCTGGTACTCCTTGTCGGAGAGGGTCTGCGAAGGGGCCACGACAATGGAGTCGCCTGTGTGGATGCCGACAGGGTCGATGTTTTCCATGTTGCAGATGGTGATGCAGTTGTTGGCGCCGTCACGGATGACCTCGTACTCGATCTCCTTCCAGCCGGCGACGCTGCGCTCGACAAGGATCTGGTGGATGGCCGAGTGTTTGAGGCCTTTGATCGAGATGGTCTTCAGGGATTCCATATCGGTGGCGATGCCGCCGCCGGTGCCGCCGAGGGTGTAGGCGGGGCGGATGATCAGCGGGAAGCCGACCTTTTCGCCGAAAGCCAGGGCGTCCTCGACCGATTCGACGATGGTCGATTCAGGGACCGGTTCGCCGATCTGTTCCATCATGTCTTTGAAGAGTTCCCGGTCTTCCGCCTTTTCGATGGCCGTCAGGGGCGTGCCGAGGAGACGGACGCCCAGTTCGTCGAGGATGCCGCTCTTGGCGAGGGAGCGGGCGATGTTGAGGCCCACCTGGCCGCCGAGGGTCGGCAGCAGGCCGTCAGGCCGTTCCTTGCGCAGGATGCGGGTGACGAATTCCGGGGTCAGGGGCTCAATATAGACCCGGTCGGCGATGTTGGCGTCGGTCATGATCGTGGCCGGGTTGGAATTGACGAGGATGACTTCCAGCCCTTCTTCTCTGAGGGCGCCACAGGCCTGGGTGCCAGCGTAGTCGAACTCGGCCGCCTGGCCGATGACGATGGGGCCGGAACCGATGACCATGACCCGGCGCAGTGTGGGATCCTTCGGCATGCTTAGGCCCTCCCTTCCGTTTGCTTCATGAGGTCGATGAACCGGTCAAAGAGGTAACCCGAATCGTCGGGACCGGGGCACGCCTCGGGGTGGTACTGGACAGAGAAGGCGGGGATATCGGTAAAAGCGAGGCCCTCGACAGAGCCGTCGTTCATGTTGATGTGGGAGACGGTCACACCAGCGGGGACGCTGTCGCCGTCGATGACGAAGCCGTGGTTTTGGCTGGTGATGTAGACGCGGCCTGTCGCCAGGTCTTTGACGGGGTGGTTGGAGCCGCGGTGGCCGAAGGGCAGCTTATAGGCTTTTGCGCCCACGGCCAGGCCGATGATCTGGTGGCCCAGGCAGATGCCGAAGACCGGCTTTTTGCCGAGCAGTTCCTTCACGGTCTCGACGGCGTAAGGCACATCGCGAGGGTCCCCGGGCCCGTTGGAGAGCATGATCCCGTCGGGGTTGAGGGCGAGGACCTCGGTGGACGTCGTCCGAGCCGGCAGGATCGTCACCTTGCAGCCGCGCAGGTGCAGCGACCGGGCGATGTTGTCTTTCGCGCCGAAGTCGAGGAGGGCCACATGGAAGCCGTCGTTCTCCATGACAGAAGGCTGCTGCACCGTCACTTCGTCGACAAGAGGCTGGCCGGAGATGTGGGGCGCCTGCTGGGCCTGCTGGGCCAGCGCCGCCGCATCCACATCGCCGGTGGCGATGATGCCGCGCATGGTGCCGTGGCTGCGCAGCCGCCGCGTGAGGGCGCGCGTGTCC
Above is a genomic segment from Heliomicrobium gestii containing:
- a CDS encoding indolepyruvate ferredoxin oxidoreductase subunit alpha; this encodes MAYRITADDCIACGACEGGCPVSCITEKEDGKRVIDESACIDCGACADACPVSCIHQA
- a CDS encoding STAS domain-containing protein is translated as MAYFFDFEGQTVKVRIEGSFTITTASRFKNEILQLIDEGRHFVTIDMSGVDLIDSLALGTLVSVLKRTHSHGGNVSIQNPQGAVREALTITKLNQVFVIE
- a CDS encoding C40 family peptidase, which codes for MAESTTTVNQGASHGEALKTAPEAMPGTMGITPEAMPGTTAISIVEQVVCRSLADVWSDWTEKRERVTQAWLGSRVEVVAGEQEPRDGWRKVRLPDQGDYDGWMRVEDVTHLAITDPSPLCVITEPVVKVAPSSPTLQGGFFSDRQGPTPFSELSREGEDEDWLPMGVRLPLMECSGGAAALQMFDGSLRWAPEEAIGRWPSADRQSGQGVLHLAAKFLGRPYLWGGMGWPGIDCSGLVFIAFWTSGIQIPRDAGDQWAASEAIEEEEASPGDLIFFSSQPPQLDHVGLVAGERTFLHASSSLGGVCYSKWDESRWRDMRVGFRRVAGLRQK
- a CDS encoding alkaline phosphatase family protein; amino-acid sequence: MRRKKVIMFIIDSLHPQVLDDVTQDGSAPVLAFLRKKGISHSRVVSAFPTMTPTALSSIATGAYADKHKVPGFIWFSEMSQRLVNYGATPGAIMKLGVFQTVKNLLYNLNQEHINPRIETFHEILEDRGYTSGNINFFIYRGRKKREPHLPLLIRLAAWLRLRGPVFGPENLALGECCLSPSLQGFRGPAGPFNKFGFNDRFSCMAASELIRRGKQPDFMMVYLPDNDGYSHRVGPLNTHPCVRKADRMIQTVLNAFPSWERALEENAFLVAGDHSQCPVDANHSTVLLDKMLAGFRRMEMLSWGSARRYDITICPNERMAIVYVLRNQESVLPAVVDTLSGDERIAQIMWREGERIRVIQGGSRKSLTFWREEIYKDTFGAAWNFCGDLSVVDGEVRDGLLHFGEYPDAFSRIASALESQVTPRVLLSARPGFEFYADDSPIYPGGGSHGSLHESDSIVPTLLAGTDFDLPNLRVSDFFHWLMELLPASSR
- a CDS encoding dihydroorotate dehydrogenase, with the protein product MGKLNLQVNLGGLAMKNPVTTASGTFGFGLEFAPFIDLARLGAIVVKGTTLEPREGNATPRMAETPAGMLNAIGLQNPGVDAFLRDYLPPLREIETPVIVNLSGNSVDDYGRLASILDGADSVAALEVNISCPNVKQGGIQFGTLPASAAAVTRSVRENTKKPVIVKLSPNVTDITEMARAVVDAGADALALINTLLGMDIDIRTRRPVLANIFGGLSGPAVKPVALRMIYQVHKAVKVPILGMGGIMNGQDAIAFLLAGATAIAVGTANFTNPRATMDILDGIGEYCIREGVRDVNELIGAAH
- a CDS encoding dihydroorotate dehydrogenase electron transfer subunit, with the translated sequence MPTQKTSSINSSAVLADAVILSQEELKAGFFRLVLAAPELARRCQPGQFVQVRVSDGVAPLLPRPISIHSFDGELGILSLLYHVAGQGTGKLSRLPAGESLRIWGPLGKGWSLPENLTDGSAAMPAYVDIDKEKTLPVFVAGGIGIAPLPPLAKAWRNAGSEALLLYGARSAGQIVTVDEFTAMGVDVRIATEDGSAGVTGRVTELLKELDRKGKEPLLYVCGPKPMLQAVAQLADERGWLCQVSLEERMCCGLGACLSCVCKKKTDDQKEGGKGWTHAKVCTDGPVFWSREVVWNG
- the carB gene encoding carbamoyl-phosphate synthase large subunit, producing MPKDPTLRRVMVIGSGPIVIGQAAEFDYAGTQACGALREEGLEVILVNSNPATIMTDANIADRVYIEPLTPEFVTRILRKERPDGLLPTLGGQVGLNIARSLAKSGILDELGVRLLGTPLTAIEKAEDRELFKDMMEQIGEPVPESTIVESVEDALAFGEKVGFPLIIRPAYTLGGTGGGIATDMESLKTISIKGLKHSAIHQILVERSVAGWKEIEYEVIRDGANNCITICNMENIDPVGIHTGDSIVVAPSQTLSDKEYQMLRAASLKIIRSLGIEGGCNVQYALNPKSYEYIVIEVNPRVSRSSALASKATGYPIAKVAAKIAIGKTLDEIKNAVTGKTYACFEPALDYCVLKIPRWPFDKFADAKRTLGTQMKATGEVMAIDRAFEPALMKAVRSMEMGVVGLWHKDIADWNDDDLETGLVEADDRRLFVVAEAMRRGWTLERLHNLTKIDMFFLVKISNLVRIEQELARFAGQGLDKLPADLLKKAKRMGFADADLSRITGIAEMDLRAYRFDSGIKPVYKMVDTCAAEFEAETPYFYSSYDREDEAAPTARPKIAVIGSGPIRIGQGIEFDYCSVHSVWAIRDADYESVIINNNPETVSTDFDTADRLYFEPLLPEDVVHVLAKEQPQGVIVQFGGQTAINLAGPLEKAGFSIIGTSVDDIDRAEDRDRFDQVLIELGITKPAGHTATSVEGALEVAREIGYPVLVRPSYVLGGRAMEIVYTDEDLESYMANAVKVNPDHPVLVDKYLIGTEIEVDAIADGEQVLIPGIMEHVERAGVHSGDSTAVFPAQGLTKEQTDTIIDYTTRLALHLNVRGVVNIQYVLHEGQIYVIEVNPRSSRTVPYLSKVTGIPIIKIATRIILGETLAAQGYQGGLAPAPAYTAVKAPVFSFGKLLDVETSLGPEMKSTGEVMGVDADFHKAFYKALVAAGMDIPVKGTILATIADKDKEEAIPLLKEFSELGYNLVATSGTADALHSDGVVVQRVNKIGEGSPHLIDLVREDQVQLIINTLTKGKQPERDGFRIRRAAVEHSIPCLTSLDTARVILQTLRTIHGGGDFAMVPLQEYLA
- the carA gene encoding glutamine-hydrolyzing carbamoyl-phosphate synthase small subunit, with the translated sequence MEKGYLILEDGSVWEGEAFGATGQRPGEVVFNTGMTGYQELLTDPSYCGQIVVMTYPLIGNYGINEEDFESRQPFLRGFVVREWAEIPSNWRCRDTINEYLKQAGVVGLAGVDTRALTRRLRSHGTMRGIIATGDVDAAALAQQAQQAPHISGQPLVDEVTVQQPSVMENDGFHVALLDFGAKDNIARSLHLRGCKVTILPARTTSTEVLALNPDGIMLSNGPGDPRDVPYAVETVKELLGKKPVFGICLGHQIIGLAVGAKAYKLPFGHRGSNHPVKDLATGRVYITSQNHGFVIDGDSVPAGVTVSHINMNDGSVEGLAFTDIPAFSVQYHPEACPGPDDSGYLFDRFIDLMKQTEGRA